From the Kitasatospora atroaurantiaca genome, the window CGGCTGGGCTTCTCCATCTCGTGGGCCACGCGTCACGCGCCCTTCGGGCGGATGGACATTTGCCCGTCGACTTCGAGGTAGACCTCGAAGTCCGAGCGGAAGTGCTCGCGCCACTGCGGATCGTAAGCGGTGAGGATCTGTTCGCTGTCGACGTGGCCGCTGGCGTGGTCGAAGACGAGGTCGGTCTTGCCCACGCTGTACAAGTCGATCGGGGTGATGGGGGCGGTCGAGGTGATGGGCATCTCGAACCAGGAGGCGATCTCCTGGATGTGGTAGCGGTCGGCGATTTCGTCGCACAGCGCGAGCAGGGCGGCGATCCTGCGGCGGTTCTCGCCGGTGACGCCGCCGGCGCGCCGCCACTTCTGGACGGCTGGCACGCTGACGTGGAGCATGCGGGCGATGTCGCGCCAGGCGAAGCCGAGGTCGCCGAGTGCTTCCAGCAGGTTCGCGGGGGCTTCCTTCCCACGACGCGTGGTGCGCTTCTCCCATGCGATGAACAGGGTCCGCTGGTGGAGCTCGCCGATATCCTCCTGCATGTACTTGACCCGGGTGCGGAGCGAGCCGGCGGCTTCAGCGAGGTCGGACATCTGCGAGGCGGTGGTGGCGATCGGCTCGGGCTGCTCGATCAGAAGGGCCGTGGGTGCGGTCGGCGAGTAGGGGATGGGCCGAATGTCACTGGGCACGGTCCAGGACCTCCTGTCGGTACCGGTCGGTGATCAGGTCTTGGAACAGGTCGTAGGCGGAGAGTGCCGCCTCGTCGAAGCGAGGTTCGATGAGGTCCCATTCCAGAGGCGGAGTGTTGTCCTCCGGCGTCCAGTAGGTGTCGAGGTCCGCGAGGAAGAACGGGCCGGGCGGCGGAGTGACGGCGCGGCGTAGGTCGCCAGAGGGGTCGACCGCGTGGCCCTCGAAGTTGCCGTACCGCACTACGATGCCGGTCAGGGGTGTGCCAAAGGTGGCCATGCCCTGCCAGCTCTGCAGGCCTCCGCGGCTGTCGCCGAGGCTGGTCATTCCGGCCAGCGCCGGGGTGATCCACTGGGCCCAGTCGGCCGGGCTGTCGACCGGGGCGCGCACCTCGTTGATGTAGCGGATACCCAGGCGTTCGACGCCGTCCACGGCGGCGACCTTCTGGCGAGCCTGGACGGCCTGCTGCAGAATCTCTCGCAGTGCGCTGCGCCGCTTGTAGGCGGTGGTCTCGATCGCGATTGCGTCGGGCCGGAAGGTGATGGCGGCCGTGCGGTCGCGATTCATGTACCGCGGGATGATCGTCTG encodes:
- a CDS encoding TIGR04255 family protein, which codes for MGNREIYTNPPLALTVVELRHPASAPLQDADQAALKTLLNSDFPLFKPVRQLTLTVNMPSQGQEQSQTIIPRYMNRDRTAAITFRPDAIAIETTAYKRRSALREILQQAVQARQKVAAVDGVERLGIRYINEVRAPVDSPADWAQWITPALAGMTSLGDSRGGLQSWQGMATFGTPLTGIVVRYGNFEGHAVDPSGDLRRAVTPPPGPFFLADLDTYWTPEDNTPPLEWDLIEPRFDEAALSAYDLFQDLITDRYRQEVLDRAQ